One Desulforegula conservatrix Mb1Pa DNA segment encodes these proteins:
- a CDS encoding anaerobic ribonucleoside-triphosphate reductase activating protein, translating into MMLFGGFLKNSFIDYPGKISSVVFTYGCNLKCPYCHNPDLIRYKPESSLEVSEYSVLSFLEQRKGLIDGVVITGGEPTLQSELAYFAKKVKLLGYSVKMDTNGTRPDILANLIEAGLVDYVAMDIKTLPKSYVPLLSAHDYSEEILKSISVLKKGRIPYEFRTTCAKPFISEEIAKEIARLVKGAPVYAVQKLSKKSGLDQNYMKDTANEMDNEEFDRMASIIAPHVAKLIKR; encoded by the coding sequence ATGATGCTTTTCGGTGGATTTCTTAAAAACTCTTTCATAGATTATCCAGGTAAAATCAGCAGCGTGGTCTTCACATATGGTTGCAACCTGAAATGCCCCTACTGCCACAATCCTGATTTAATAAGGTATAAACCGGAAAGCTCTCTGGAAGTCAGTGAATATTCCGTTCTGTCATTTCTTGAACAAAGAAAGGGATTAATAGACGGAGTTGTAATAACCGGCGGAGAGCCGACTCTTCAAAGCGAACTTGCTTATTTTGCAAAAAAAGTGAAGCTCCTTGGTTATTCGGTTAAAATGGACACAAACGGAACAAGACCTGATATCCTTGCAAATCTCATCGAAGCTGGCCTTGTTGACTATGTTGCAATGGACATCAAGACTCTGCCCAAATCATATGTTCCGCTTCTTTCTGCCCATGACTATTCCGAAGAGATTTTGAAAAGTATCTCTGTTTTAAAAAAGGGACGCATCCCGTATGAATTCAGAACAACGTGCGCAAAGCCTTTTATTTCCGAAGAAATAGCCAAAGAAATAGCCCGCCTTGTGAAGGGCGCACCTGTTTATGCTGTTCAAAAATTATCAAAAAAAAGCGGGCTTGATCAAAACTATATGAAGGATACTGCAAATGAAATGGACAATGAAGAATTTGACAGAATGGCGTCCATCATAGCGCCCCACGTAGCCAAGCTTATCAAAAGATAA
- a CDS encoding thiolase family protein, producing MKDVVIVSACRTAIGGFGGSLKDINCAELGSVTMKEAVRRAGIDPAIIDDVRYGCCMGPTDALNVARISALLAGIPDTVPAVTINRVCISGMESIISSMAMIQAGMSDVILAGGMEHMTSVPYVLPAARWGARLQDSQMVDALIRGLHCGSHIIPHPETGPVNAEEAPLSMFKGKPYIMGHTAEFVAQHLGIERKEMDEVAVRSNNRAERATKEGDFADEIVPVEIKQRKKPSIMFEKDEHFKAGLTVADIENMPPAFVPKIGKVTAGNASGLNDGSTGLILMSADKAKELGLKPLARIKAVGMGGCHPAVMGLSPVPAVDDLKKRSGLKINDFDLVEVNEAFAAQYIACERQLGLDPDKTNVNGSGIGLGHPVGSTGARIVVTLLHALKKRNKSLGLATLCGGGGVAMACAIELI from the coding sequence ATGAAAGACGTAGTTATAGTATCTGCATGCCGTACAGCCATCGGCGGCTTTGGTGGAAGCCTTAAAGATATCAACTGTGCCGAGCTTGGAAGCGTCACAATGAAGGAAGCTGTAAGGCGAGCAGGTATTGATCCCGCGATAATTGATGACGTCCGTTATGGCTGCTGCATGGGCCCGACAGATGCTCTTAATGTTGCAAGAATCAGCGCACTTCTTGCCGGAATCCCGGATACCGTACCTGCCGTTACCATCAACAGAGTCTGCATTTCAGGCATGGAGTCCATCATTTCAAGTATGGCAATGATCCAGGCAGGCATGTCAGATGTAATACTCGCAGGCGGAATGGAACATATGACAAGCGTTCCTTATGTTCTTCCTGCTGCTCGTTGGGGCGCAAGACTCCAGGACAGCCAGATGGTTGATGCTCTTATCCGCGGACTCCACTGCGGCTCTCATATTATTCCTCATCCTGAAACCGGCCCTGTGAATGCTGAAGAAGCACCTCTCAGCATGTTCAAAGGCAAACCATACATAATGGGTCATACAGCAGAATTTGTGGCTCAGCATCTCGGAATTGAAAGAAAAGAAATGGATGAAGTTGCGGTAAGAAGCAACAACAGGGCAGAAAGAGCCACCAAGGAAGGTGATTTTGCTGATGAAATAGTTCCCGTTGAAATCAAGCAGAGAAAAAAGCCTTCAATAATGTTTGAGAAAGACGAACATTTCAAAGCCGGACTGACTGTGGCTGATATTGAAAATATGCCTCCGGCATTTGTTCCTAAAATAGGAAAAGTTACCGCTGGAAACGCGAGTGGTCTCAATGACGGTTCAACAGGCCTCATCCTCATGTCAGCTGACAAGGCAAAAGAATTAGGCCTTAAGCCGCTTGCAAGAATCAAGGCTGTTGGTATGGGCGGATGCCACCCTGCGGTAATGGGACTTTCTCCTGTTCCTGCTGTGGATGATCTCAAGAAAAGAAGCGGACTCAAGATAAACGACTTTGATCTTGTGGAAGTAAATGAGGCTTTTGCAGCGCAATATATTGCTTGCGAGCGCCAGCTTGGCCTCGATCCTGACAAAACCAATGTCAACGGATCAGGCATCGGGCTTGGACATCCGGTTGGCTCAACTGGAGCAAGAATTGTTGTCACCCTTCTGCACGCACTCAAAAAACGCAATAAATCACTTGGTCTTGCTACTCTCTGCGGTGGTGGTGGTGTCGCCATGGCATGTGCCATCGAACTGATTTAG